Proteins encoded together in one Aurantiacibacter aquimixticola window:
- a CDS encoding serine hydrolase, producing MKVSRIGRFVSLVALALAPLAPANAQEAGFENAFDNAFGTEVRAPRDFATNSASTNSAVQQRISQLAEGSQGRIGVAAIDLTTGESISILGDQRFPMASTSKIAIAATFLEGVDQGRWSLTSEFPLLWAVRSRRFSSAAAPVRQGEYMTAHRLIDLMITRSSNPATDALLAAVGGPQAVNDWARRAGLEDFSLDRDIATLVRDDGEHDPVTYIDRRDSATPNTMVQMLAGIYQGRWLSGTSRNVIISAMERCRTGTRRIPAQMPSYVNVAHKTGTLNRTASDIGIIEMPDGRAIAMAIYVTGQSANQADENANKTRSRLRRDARIASIARGIYDGFAEEASRRNYANAQYNAVR from the coding sequence ATGAAGGTATCACGGATCGGTCGTTTCGTTTCACTGGTGGCGCTTGCACTTGCGCCACTGGCCCCTGCAAATGCTCAGGAAGCGGGGTTCGAAAACGCTTTCGACAACGCCTTCGGCACCGAGGTCCGCGCGCCGCGCGACTTCGCCACCAATTCCGCCAGCACCAACAGCGCCGTCCAGCAGCGCATCTCGCAACTTGCGGAAGGCAGCCAGGGCCGTATCGGCGTCGCCGCGATCGACCTGACGACCGGGGAATCGATCTCGATCCTGGGCGATCAGCGCTTCCCGATGGCCAGCACCAGCAAGATCGCAATCGCCGCGACTTTCCTCGAAGGTGTCGATCAGGGCCGGTGGAGCCTGACGAGCGAGTTTCCGCTTCTGTGGGCCGTACGTTCCCGCCGCTTCTCCAGCGCCGCGGCGCCGGTTCGCCAAGGCGAATACATGACCGCGCATCGCCTGATCGACCTGATGATCACGCGCAGTTCCAACCCGGCCACCGATGCTCTGCTTGCCGCCGTCGGCGGCCCGCAGGCCGTGAACGACTGGGCGCGCCGCGCCGGCCTCGAAGATTTCAGCCTGGATCGCGACATCGCCACGCTGGTGCGCGACGATGGCGAGCATGACCCGGTGACCTATATCGACCGTCGCGATAGCGCGACGCCCAATACGATGGTGCAGATGCTTGCCGGTATCTATCAGGGGCGCTGGCTCAGCGGGACGAGCCGCAATGTGATCATTTCCGCGATGGAACGCTGTCGCACCGGGACGCGGCGTATTCCGGCGCAGATGCCCAGCTACGTGAATGTCGCGCACAAGACCGGCACGCTCAATCGCACGGCGAGCGATATCGGGATCATCGAAATGCCCGATGGGCGAGCCATTGCCATGGCGATCTACGTCACCGGTCAAAGCGCCAACCAGGCGGATGAGAATGCGAACAAGACTCGCTCCCGCCTACGCCGCGATGCGCGTATCGCCTCCATCGCACGCGGCATCTATGACGGTTTCGCCGAAGAGGCCTCGCGTCGCAATTACGCCAACGCGCAATACAACGCTGTTCGGTAA